A genomic stretch from Helianthus annuus cultivar XRQ/B chromosome 1, HanXRQr2.0-SUNRISE, whole genome shotgun sequence includes:
- the LOC110874572 gene encoding sister chromatid cohesion 1 protein 3 isoform X1, translating into MFYSHNLLARKGPLGTVWCAAHLQNRLKKPNYISVNIPSTVEKIMNPEVPIALRMSGHLLFGVVRIYSKKVEYLQRDCNSLRIEISKAYANADINLPEDANQAKDESITLPDNFALDLMGIDDHDLNGSPDNHLRRNEDISFTDHSPASFSKNQHGTPAGYIMISVGEISSRSPSIIRNSPVPRSVHTEDIPDPHTPPSTFNGVQDPDPDHHLRSNDIITNEDDVVPPLEVETLRINTPSVQKTPISDALPDEIAPDLEIVNEISEKNNNDSSNLNDIPDNGGPSSPPKQSSSRESMHSDHDHVQDSSARQASFKLVSTSPRVKRSAELAPAPPRVKRRRIKYDQATVLTNEFMKKAIDDASGLKRKRKGVSSYLGVYRLNNAHKKQKVLFDPVITGLCDNLSELHEDDNVSSKACLINVEQANPGVMEVNVEQANPGVMEINVEQASPGVMEVNIEQANPDAMEIGRFSDSADRGDNLIPISSPDNTQFSSPHHEDQNTPAFSTDVGSKSYQAATTAGTSVGPTPDHTSSIGSFPASSVKSFFSDTDTPFPESHQGFDNSGGLYDIPEVDDAEEFAFIEDDAGTPSLKGTPEIGSLLPRTRGVAKLIKEKSAATPSSSENFGSVSMKSILEGKTRKVCSRMFFETLVLKSCDLVDVKQDEPYGDITLKVTSKLSKLDFSN; encoded by the exons ATGTTCTACTCTCACAATCTGCTTGCAAGAAAGGGTCCGTTGGGCACTGTGTGGTGTGCAGCACATCTTCAAAACAGACTCAAGAAACCCAACTATATTAGTGTCAACATCCCCTCAACTGTTG AGAAAATAATGAACCCGGAAGTTCCGATTGCCTTAAGAATGTCTGGGCATCTTCTATTTGGCGTTGTTAGAATTTACTCAAAGAAAGTCGAGTATCTCCAGCGCGACTGTAATTCTTTACGCATAGAAATAAGCAAGGCTTATGCAAACGCCGATATTAATCTACCCGAAGACGCAAATCAAGCAAAGGATGAGTCCATTACTTTGCCTGACAACTTTGCCCTTGATTTAATGGGTATCGACGACCACGACCTAAATGG GTCTCCAGACAACCATCTCAGGCGCAACGAAGATATTTCGTTTACAG ATCATAGTCCCGCCAGTTTTTCGAAAAACCAACATGGAACTCCTGCAGGATATATTATGATTTCCGTTGGTGAG ATTTCATCTCGAAGTCCATCTATCATTAGGAATAGCCCCGTGCCAAGATCAGTGCACACGGAGGATAT TCCTGATCCTCATACTCCACCCTCAACTTTTAACGGTGTTCAAGATCCCGATCCTGATCATCATTTACGATCTAATGACATCATCACTAACGAGGATGATGTAGTTCCTCCGCTTGAAGTTGAAACTCTTCGTATCAATACTCCTAGTGTGCAGAAGACTCCTATAAGTGATGCCCTTCCAGACGAGATTGCACCAGACCTGGAAATAGTGAACGAGATTTCcgaaaaaaataataatgattCATCAAATTTAAACGATATCCCGGATAACGGTGGACCCTCCTCGCCACCTAAGCAAAGTTCATCACGGGAATCCATGCATTCTGATCATGATCATGTTCAAGATAGCTCAGCACGTCAGGCCTCGTTTAAGTTAGTATCAACTTCACCAAGAGTTAAACGGTCTGCTGAGCTGGCACCGGCCCCACCAAGGGTAAAACGGAGAAGGATTAAATATGATCAAGCTACAGTCTTGACTAATGA GTTCATGAAAAAAGCTATCGACGATGCTAGCGGTTTGAAACGGAAAAGAAAAGGAGTATCTTCCTATTTGGGTGTTTATAGATTGAACAATGCCCATAAGAAGCAAAAAGTCCTGTTTGACCCTGTAATTACCG GGTTGTGTGATAATCTTTCGGAATTGCACGAGGATGACAATGTATCTTCAAAAGCTTGTCTGATTAACGTTGAACAAGCTAATCCCGGTGTTATGGAAGTTAACGTTGAACAAGCTAATCCCGGTGTTATGGAAATTAACGTTGAACAAGCTAGTCCCGGTGTTATGGAAGTTAACATTGAACAAGCTAATCCCGATGCTATGGAAATCGGACGTTTTAGCGACTCCGCTGACCGTGGTGACAACCTGATACCGATAAGTTCTCCGGACAATACACAATTCTCTTCCCCCCACCACGAGGACCAAAACACCCCTGCTTTCAGTACTGACGTCGGGTCGAAATCATATCAGGCAGCAACAACCGCAGGGACTAGTGTGGGGCCTACACCTGACCATACGTCGTCTATCGGATCTTTTCCTGCGTCATCTGTTAAATCGTTTTTTTCTGATACCGACACCCCGTTTCCTGAAAGTCATCAGGGTTTTGATAACAGTGGCGGTTTGTACGATATCCCTGAGGTGGATGATGCCGAA GAGTTTGCGTTTATAGAAGATGATGCCGGTACACCAA GTTTGAAGGGTACACCAGAAATAGGCTCATTGTTACCAAGAACCAG AGGTGTGGCTAAACTGATAAAAGAAAAGTCAGCGGCTACCCCGTCTTCGTCAGAAAACTTTGGATCCGTTAGTATGAAGAGCATTCTTGAAGGAAAAACGAGAAAAGTATGCTCTAGAATGTTTTTTGAAACACTG GTCTTGAAGAGCTGTGATCTTGTTGATGTGAAGCAAGATGAACCTTATGGTGATATCACTCTGAAGGTGACATCAAAGCTTTCAAAGCTTGATTTTTCTAACTAG
- the LOC110874572 gene encoding sister chromatid cohesion 1 protein 3 isoform X2 has protein sequence MFYSHNLLARKGPLGTVWCAAHLQNRLKKPNYISVNIPSTVEKIMNPEVPIALRMSGHLLFGVVRIYSKKVEYLQRDCNSLRIEISKAYANADINLPEDANQAKDESITLPDNFALDLMGIDDHDLNGSPDNHLRRNEDISFTDHSPASFSKNQHGTPAGYIMISVGEISSRSPSIIRNSPVPRSVHTEDIPDPHTPPSTFNGVQDPDPDHHLRSNDIITNEDDVVPPLEVETLRINTPSVQKTPISDALPDEIAPDLEIVNEISEKNNNDSSNLNDIPDNGGPSSPPKQSSSRESMHSDHDHVQDSSARQASFKLVSTSPRVKRSAELAPAPPRVKRRRIKYDQATVLTNEFMKKAIDDASGLKRKRKGVSSYLGVYRLNNAHKKQKVLFDPVITGLCDNLSELHEDDNVSSKACLINVEQANPGVMEINVEQASPGVMEVNIEQANPDAMEIGRFSDSADRGDNLIPISSPDNTQFSSPHHEDQNTPAFSTDVGSKSYQAATTAGTSVGPTPDHTSSIGSFPASSVKSFFSDTDTPFPESHQGFDNSGGLYDIPEVDDAEEFAFIEDDAGTPSLKGTPEIGSLLPRTRGVAKLIKEKSAATPSSSENFGSVSMKSILEGKTRKVCSRMFFETLVLKSCDLVDVKQDEPYGDITLKVTSKLSKLDFSN, from the exons ATGTTCTACTCTCACAATCTGCTTGCAAGAAAGGGTCCGTTGGGCACTGTGTGGTGTGCAGCACATCTTCAAAACAGACTCAAGAAACCCAACTATATTAGTGTCAACATCCCCTCAACTGTTG AGAAAATAATGAACCCGGAAGTTCCGATTGCCTTAAGAATGTCTGGGCATCTTCTATTTGGCGTTGTTAGAATTTACTCAAAGAAAGTCGAGTATCTCCAGCGCGACTGTAATTCTTTACGCATAGAAATAAGCAAGGCTTATGCAAACGCCGATATTAATCTACCCGAAGACGCAAATCAAGCAAAGGATGAGTCCATTACTTTGCCTGACAACTTTGCCCTTGATTTAATGGGTATCGACGACCACGACCTAAATGG GTCTCCAGACAACCATCTCAGGCGCAACGAAGATATTTCGTTTACAG ATCATAGTCCCGCCAGTTTTTCGAAAAACCAACATGGAACTCCTGCAGGATATATTATGATTTCCGTTGGTGAG ATTTCATCTCGAAGTCCATCTATCATTAGGAATAGCCCCGTGCCAAGATCAGTGCACACGGAGGATAT TCCTGATCCTCATACTCCACCCTCAACTTTTAACGGTGTTCAAGATCCCGATCCTGATCATCATTTACGATCTAATGACATCATCACTAACGAGGATGATGTAGTTCCTCCGCTTGAAGTTGAAACTCTTCGTATCAATACTCCTAGTGTGCAGAAGACTCCTATAAGTGATGCCCTTCCAGACGAGATTGCACCAGACCTGGAAATAGTGAACGAGATTTCcgaaaaaaataataatgattCATCAAATTTAAACGATATCCCGGATAACGGTGGACCCTCCTCGCCACCTAAGCAAAGTTCATCACGGGAATCCATGCATTCTGATCATGATCATGTTCAAGATAGCTCAGCACGTCAGGCCTCGTTTAAGTTAGTATCAACTTCACCAAGAGTTAAACGGTCTGCTGAGCTGGCACCGGCCCCACCAAGGGTAAAACGGAGAAGGATTAAATATGATCAAGCTACAGTCTTGACTAATGA GTTCATGAAAAAAGCTATCGACGATGCTAGCGGTTTGAAACGGAAAAGAAAAGGAGTATCTTCCTATTTGGGTGTTTATAGATTGAACAATGCCCATAAGAAGCAAAAAGTCCTGTTTGACCCTGTAATTACCG GGTTGTGTGATAATCTTTCGGAATTGCACGAGGATGACAATGTATCTTCAAAAGCTTGTCTGA TTAACGTTGAACAAGCTAATCCCGGTGTTATGGAAATTAACGTTGAACAAGCTAGTCCCGGTGTTATGGAAGTTAACATTGAACAAGCTAATCCCGATGCTATGGAAATCGGACGTTTTAGCGACTCCGCTGACCGTGGTGACAACCTGATACCGATAAGTTCTCCGGACAATACACAATTCTCTTCCCCCCACCACGAGGACCAAAACACCCCTGCTTTCAGTACTGACGTCGGGTCGAAATCATATCAGGCAGCAACAACCGCAGGGACTAGTGTGGGGCCTACACCTGACCATACGTCGTCTATCGGATCTTTTCCTGCGTCATCTGTTAAATCGTTTTTTTCTGATACCGACACCCCGTTTCCTGAAAGTCATCAGGGTTTTGATAACAGTGGCGGTTTGTACGATATCCCTGAGGTGGATGATGCCGAA GAGTTTGCGTTTATAGAAGATGATGCCGGTACACCAA GTTTGAAGGGTACACCAGAAATAGGCTCATTGTTACCAAGAACCAG AGGTGTGGCTAAACTGATAAAAGAAAAGTCAGCGGCTACCCCGTCTTCGTCAGAAAACTTTGGATCCGTTAGTATGAAGAGCATTCTTGAAGGAAAAACGAGAAAAGTATGCTCTAGAATGTTTTTTGAAACACTG GTCTTGAAGAGCTGTGATCTTGTTGATGTGAAGCAAGATGAACCTTATGGTGATATCACTCTGAAGGTGACATCAAAGCTTTCAAAGCTTGATTTTTCTAACTAG
- the LOC110874545 gene encoding O-fucosyltransferase 20 gives MAISKSVNNKKQLHHHSYISVPSEIINSLSSANLQSLVDTPKKTAAVSKVSNFNKLKIICKNPRVWFLLLFLCGFLFMLRVYKFDPFGVYPCGNLEKKDDSKVGLTSVVKTDQSAVKIDPFVGKIDEKDEEKSGFWEQPDGLGYKPCLDFSNEYKKASVEILKDRTKYLVVVVSGGMNQQRNQIVDAVVIARILGATLVVPILQVNVIWGDESEFSDIFDVEHFKGTLADDVRVISSLPSNHLMSRPVEEKHTPLHVSPQWIRSRYLRRMRREGVLLLRGLDSRLSKDLPSDLQKLRCKVAFHALRFAPPIVELGNKLTERMRSKGPYLALHLRMEKDVWVRTGCLPGLSSKYDQIIYNERKLRPELLTSRSNMTYHDRKLAGLCPLNALEVTRLLKALGAPKNARIFWAGGDPLGGKEALLPLMKEYPNFYNKEDLALPGELDRFANKASLMAALDYIVSENSDVFMPSHGGNMGHAIQGHRAYAGHKKTITPNKRQMLSYFLNSSLPEAEFNKIIFDLHRDSLGQPVVRTSKSGRDVTKYPIPECMRNDTLVQRVL, from the exons ATGGCAATTTCAAAGAGTGTAAACAACAAGAAACAGCTTCATCATCACTCCTACATCTCTGTACCATCTGAGATTATAAACTCTCTCTCATCAGCTAATCTCCAATCTCTTGTTGATACACCCAAAAAAACAGCTGCAGTTTCCAAAGTTAGCAACTTTAATAAGTTAAAGATCATCTGTAAGAACCCTAGAGTTTGGTTCTTGTTGCTTTTTTTATGTGGGTTTCTGTTTATGTTAAGGGTTTATAAATTTGACCCATTTGGAGTATACCCATGTGGGAATCTTGAAAAAAAAGATGATTCCAAGGTGGGTTTGACTTCTGTGGTCAAAACTGATCAATCTGCGGTCAAGATTGATCCTTTTGTGGGCAAGATTGATGAGAAAGATGAGGAGAAAAGTGGGTTTTGGGAGCAACCAGATGGGTTAGGGTATAAACCTTGTTTGGATTTTAGTAATGAGTATAAGAAAGCAAGTGTTGAGATTTTGAAAGACAGAACAAAGTATTTGGTTGTGGTGGTTTCTGGTGGTATGAATCAGCAGAGGAATCAGATTGTTGATGCTGTTGTGATTGCTAGAATCCTTGGGGCTACTCTTGTTGTGCCCATTTTGCAAGTTAATGTTATTTGGGGAGATGAAAG TGAATTTTCTGATATATTTGATGTTGAGCACTTCAAGGGGACTCTAGCAGATGATGTTAGAGTGATTTCATCATTGCCATCAAACCACTTGATGTCAAGACCAGTGGAGGAAAAGCACACTCCGCTACATGTTTCGCCGCAATGGATTCGATCTCGTTATCTTAGAAGG ATGAGGAGAGAAGGTGTTCTACTTCTACGAGGTCTAGATTCGAGGCTATCTAAAGATCTACCTTCTGATCTCCAAAAGCTTCGATGCAAG GTTGCGTTTCACGCATTGAGGTTTGCGCCACCGATCGTGGAACTTGGAAACAAGCTTACAGAAAGAATGAGAAGCAAAGGGCCTTATCTTGCACTTCATCTTAGAATGGAGAAAGACGTTTGGGTTAGAACCGGATGTCTTCCTGGGTTGAGCTCAAAATACGATCAAATAATTTACAACGAGAGAAAGCTTCGCCCTGAACTCTTAACTTCAAGGTCCAACATGACGTATCATGACCGGAAACTTGCCGGTCTTTGTCCTCTAAATGCTCTGGAAGTTACACG GCTCTTAAAAGCTCTTGGAGCTCCGAAGAACGCACGGATCTTTTGGGCGGGAGGAGACCCGTTAGGCGGGAAAGAAGCGTTGCTACCGTTGATGAAAGAGTACCCTAATTTCTACAACAAAGAAGACCTCGCTTTACCTGGAGAGCTAGATCGGTTCGCAAACAAAGCTTCGTTAATGGCTGCCCTTGATTACATCGTCTCCGAAAACAGTGACGTGTTCATGCCCTCTCACGGTGGAAACATGGGTCACGCAATTCAAGGACATAGAGCGTACGCAGGACATAAAAAGACGATCACGCCCAACAAAAGACAAATGTTGTCATATTTCTTGAACTCGTCACTTCCCGAAGCGGAATTCAACAAGATCATCTTTGATTTGCACCGCGATTCGTTGGGTCAGCCAGTCGTCAGAACTAGCAAATCGGGACGCGATGTTACAAAGTATCCTATTCCCGAATGCATGCGCAATGATACGTTGGTTCAACGGGTTTTGTAA
- the LOC110874558 gene encoding thioredoxin-like protein Clot: MPLKTVDATLSTFNAVFEKFKSEAPNNKNNLILFLADNEPSTNRSWCPDCVRAEPVIYKKLESSGDDVALLRAYVGDRPTWRNPLHPWRVDSTFKLKGVPTLILWEKGEVKGRLEDHEAHIEKKIDSLLATK, encoded by the exons ATGCCTTTGAAGACGGTTGACGCTACCTTATCGACCTTCAACGCCGTCTTCGAGAAATTCAAATCAGAAGCACCAAACAACAAGAACAATCTCATCTTGTTTTTGGCTGATAACGAACCTTCCACTAATCGCAGTTGGTGCCCTG ACTGTGTGCGAGCTGAACCAGTTATATACAAGAAACTTGAATCATCAGGCGATGATGTGGCACTCCTGAGGGCTTATGTTGGGGACAGACCCACGTGGAGGAACCCACTGCACCCATGGAGGGTGGACTCGACGTTCAAGCTGAAAGGAGTCCCGACTTTAATCTTATGGGAGAAGGGTGAGGTTAAAGGTCGCCTTGAAGACCATGAAGCACACATTGAGAAAAAGATTGACTCGCTTCTCGCCACCAAATGA